The Trichomycterus rosablanca isolate fTriRos1 chromosome 6, fTriRos1.hap1, whole genome shotgun sequence DNA segment TTAGCAACAAGGTTCACGAATTCTtaacttttaattaaaatattttattgtacaTACTGTTTAACTGTTACATTTAGcatattataaattaataagtGATGGCACATGACGTAGAATTAGCAGAAAAAAAATTCTATGCGAGTATGTTTCCTGTAGATAATTAATAACTTATCATACTTTACAAATCCATGTAACGTGGTGTTTGACTTGAAGTTTCCAAACCTTTGCATAAGACTGTATAACAGATACTAACATTTAAAGCTTATTTTAAGGTACACAGCTTCACAGATAAATACATTGCTGTAAAAGTCATTGCCCCTCTCTGCTTTTATCTGTTTTTGCATGGTTATGGCCTATTAATTTTAGATCTTTAAAGAGAATGTAATAGAAGACAGAGAgtgagtaaacacaaaatacagaaTGTTCaaatgatcattttatttactgAACAAAAACATTATTCAAAACCAATTGGCCCTGTGTAAGAAGGTAATTCCTTTTCTAACATACTAAACTGAGCGttcaatagaatagaatagaagaacgcctttatttgtcatatatatactgtacatatataagtgtacagtacaacaaaattctttcttcgcatatcccagattGTTTGGAAGTCACAGTCTTTTTCTCCAAGCTGTTTTGTATTCACTAATGCCTTGTTCAGCTAACCCCATCAAGACGGTGCTTAACAATGAGACGAGACAAATTCAATGAGGCCTAAAGTGTCACAGTGTTAGCAGGACAGACGCTGAATGAATTAGTTGACAATTACAGCCTGACCTTTAGTACTAAAAGGTCACTTTCTGAACAATGTATCATCTGTATTAATCCGTAAGTGCTGTTTCTTCAGCTTGTTGCAAAactgtttctgaaataaaacttttttaattaaacttaaatatacattttaagttttatctaataaaataatgttttgtaaaagaaaaatgcccagaatatacagtggtaccttgtaactcagtttcaaggtattttttcccataaggatgtatgtgaAACCTGTCAATGCGTTctatggtcccgtggaactgcatctaatgtttttgacacttaaacactgaaaataacacaaatataatataaacaataaagtaaaaggctgatttttacaatttctcagaatcccgagctgtaacaagtttaaaagtgaaacagtgaggaaaatccagctaaacacagagacgctttcagagtgaatctgacggttattccacacaaatgcagttttatctcatatgcacactttgatgatgtattactgcactgctcaagctgagcgctgaacaaagcgaccattcattgttaatttgaaattaaataaatacatttttaaaaaacaaactgaaccagttgagtttaagggtacaaatttctcgatgaagggcgttgcgtttcaaagattttgagtttaggggacgttgagttacaaggtatcactgtacTATAAATGGCATAGGAACACATAAATGCATGAGTTACAGTACATGGATTAGCattttttgaatggaatttaGCTTCGCatttatgttaattatttacatttacagtgtttGGAAGACTTCATGATAATGGCTGCATTTTGGTCCACATACAACTGTACTACATGGTTAAATGtcaaatataaacagtatttctTACAGTTTGTAGCTTGAGATTAGCAGCAAATTAGCATGCATTGGTCAAATGCAGAAACAAATGGGATATTggaggacttttttttttattggggacagtgatagcctagtgggtaaagctttgggctatcaatcaaaaggttgagggttGGAATCTTAGctatgccactgttgggcccttgagcaaggcccttaaccctcttggctccaggggtcctgcggtctgaccccaacttccaaagaACTGGGGTATAtgaaaaaataatttcattgcactgtactcgtgtatatgtactgtatataggataaataaaggcattctttttttattattattactattgtttcaTCCTAAAAAactcaatttaaatataaaatcatgAATATAAAATCAAAAGCAGCCACAAGGACATTGTTAAATTATAAAGATAACTGTTAACATTAACCACTGCGTTTCAGGTCGAGTTTGAGGATGTGATCGCTGAGCCCGATGGCACACACAGCATGGATGGAGTGTGGAAAGCCAGCTACACCACATTCACCATCTCCAAGTACTGGTGTTACCGTATTCTTTCTGCCGTCTTTGGCGTCCCCGTTGCACTGCTGTGGGGATTCTGCTTCGCCTGCATCTCGTTTTGCCACATCTGGGCCGTCATGCCCTGCATCAAGAGCTACCTGATCGAGACCCAGTGCCTAAGTCGGATCTACTCTCTCTGCATTCACACGTTCTGCGACCCCTTCTTCGAGGCTCTCGGAAAAATATTCAGCAGCATACGGGTGGCGCTTCGCAAAGAGGTGTAGAGATTGAAAGTAAATGTGTTGTGTTCATGATGGCTGCCAAAATAAAAATTTGTTTTATCTTTTGTCCATGTAACACAGGTCAGACCTTGATGGGATTAAACCTTCTTTATATAATCTTTTATAAAAGTGGAGACTAGGTggatgtaaataataatgactaaatgctgagctgcactgctcACACCTATGCAGTGATTTTCTAGCTTTGTAGAAAGAAAGTTTGAGAAGTTCAGTTACTAATGATATCTGACAACAGAGAGCAAATCTTGTGTTTATGTGAACAGACCTTTTTTTCTCTATGTAACAGATATTATTATTGGGTAAAGTGGATAATCTAACATTGtctacaaaataaatgaaagaatatgAAATTGTTCATGGAATGTCTGATCTCATGTACTTGTATTAAACATACTATATATTAGTTGAAGCAGGATTTGTTCTGATTCAAGGATTTGTCTTGATGTATCCCCATGACCATGCCAGCTATGTACTGATATGTACtacacataaaataaatgttttaagaaGTCAAACCATTTCTAACTATACACATTATTTTACTCTATTTGATTGGTTGCCAATAGCTAGACAAGATGCCTCACAATAAGTATGGAATAAAAAGTGAATGAAGCTCAAATTTCAAGAGATAAGTCACAGAAAAATTTACAATAGGGTGAAGAGTCAATGCAGTCTGTCAAACATGGGCAAACAACACAAGCAAAAGGAAACAGTGACTACAAAGTACAACTCACTGCCAGGGATACAGTTACAAAATGTTAAATGCAGCCGAAAACAGCCACAAAAAATAACCACAGAATTAAATAAGCACCTGTATCATTCAGATTTAACAAAAATTgttaaatacatcgtatcaaatctcagctctaccggctgggctgggaggccacatggacaacgattggttgctgttcagggtgggatgagccggaccagggttcctcataactggtgcaattacgactgaTTGATGCCGTCTTCGCagggttgaggaataatgctgatcagggtgtggctctccgtgcacaaggctgatccacatgtgtactcacctcgtgcaggtgaaaagaggcagtctgTACTATGCACGTGTcggtggggtgtgtgtgtgtcagaagcGCCTCAgttagcagtggagggttgtatcggtagaggtgaagcataacacaatcagggtaattgaatacgactggattaggggagaaaaagagaaaaaaaatgttagtcaAATCTGGACTTCATGTAAGGAAAGCTATTTAGAATCATTTTGTATTAAAAGCCAATGCATACTTAGGGGAACCATCAGGCCATCTAGATCAGATCTAATTTTATctacttataattaaaaaatcaacattaaaacaaatacaaatctaaataaattggtgggtagcagtgtcgcatcacagcaagaaggtcctcaaTTAGAAAGaaggcaagaaggtccttggttctcCCTCAAAGAACCTGAGACTGTTCCATTGGATAACGCTGGCCTCCGTCCTGGGGCTACTCTCCTCCTCTCCTGGCCTCCTCCAGAGTCTACCCCTTGTCTGTCAGGGTAACCACTGCCATGGGCGACTACAAGCAAGATCACAGGCAGGGGCTCATTTGATTATTCAAATCCCCCACATATGCTGGATTCTTCTTTATAGACGAAAAGTACAGAGGTCTCGGTCCCTGGACTACCAAGCCCTAAATTAGATCATTAAGAGATTCCACAACTCCCTGCCCTTGGTGCCAGCTGCACTAAAACAAACCTGTTCACAAAACTCAACCTAAGGGGTGCATACAAATTCATACACATCTGAGAAGGagacaggtaaaaaaaaactgccacAACCACTGGACATTATAAAGATTTGGTCCTGCCCTATGGCCAGTGCTCCTGCAATTTTCCAGTCCTTTATTAATGAAGTCCTCCATAATCTGCTCCACAGGTTTGTTGTGGTTCACACTGATATATTGGTGCCATACTGCAGCCTGGAGGAGCACATAGGTCACAAATCTACAGTACTGAAACTTCTATCCCACCACTTATATGTCAAAGCAGAAGACTGAAAATCAATGTATACACTTTCTCTTGTGCATGAAAAAAGAGAGGGAGGTTAATGCAT contains these protein-coding regions:
- the cav3 gene encoding caveolin-3; its protein translation is MANQYNFNEEKILMDSHTKEIDLINRDPKQINEDVVKVEFEDVIAEPDGTHSMDGVWKASYTTFTISKYWCYRILSAVFGVPVALLWGFCFACISFCHIWAVMPCIKSYLIETQCLSRIYSLCIHTFCDPFFEALGKIFSSIRVALRKEV